The segment TGAAAGAATAATGGGAAAATTAGGGCCAAAGcatttttcccacccaaggtttcgtGCAGCTCAAACTCTCACCcacaaggttttaaaaatttaaatatacacctttttgttaaaattcactattataattaaaggtaaaattataatttaaccaaaaaaatttaaaaaaacactaaaatttcatctcattagattataaaactaataattctctcacccaaaattttaaaaaattaactttttaccttataggttttttttcttctttctctgatGACTAGAACCAACTAGTCGACTTTATGTCAagtctttctctctctttggtTTCATTCCATTGAGATTGATCAAATCAAATGACGTTCAATTGCTCTTCCCCCAAACAAAGACAAAGTCGATGCTCTTCGTCTATTGGCATCAGATGATCAAAGATTGATCATCTTTGTGGCTAGATGAAATCAAATCATCTTCGTCGAATAAAGTCAATTCAACATCTTTGTTCGATGAAAATGGTTGTGGGTATTAGCATATGATGGGAGAAAAAAGTTAGTGAAGGTTGGTTGTTGATTGAAACAAAGATGGTCACtagagaaagaggaaaaaactctaaggaagaaaagataacttttcaaattatgggtgaaaaaaattattagttttttaaactatgaagagaaaataaaataaaattttagctttttaaatattttgtattaaatcataattttatatttaattttaaccaaaaattttaataaaaggctatgtatttaagtttttggatttttgaaatcttacaagtgagaatttgaaaatacaccaaaccttgggtgggaagaagtgttttggcctaaaattaTCACCTACCCTTTTCATCAAACAATTCATTAATTCAATCCCACATGCATGCCTAACAAccattacttttaatttatatattaatctttcagatattttatattggtcATACATTTATAGTTGGAAACACTCTAACATTCCGCTTCATTTATGGAAGAATCAATCCTTAACCCTTGAAAATAGCAatagtattttgatttttttgtaataataagactctgtatacttataataagtTCTAATTTAAgtatcaaaaataatatataaccatataattaagtgaatttaaattaaaaataaaataatatttaatcatatagtaacatatcgttaaaaaatacacaaattgGTATTCATTATGAGTGTATATAACATCACTCATTCCATAATCTAGATCCCATAATGTGATGCTCATAAATAGCATCCATATCAATTCTTTTAAGcatttttattggaaaataataaatttaattaactattttgagagtttttatgattttaagctACTTACAATGAATTATATGAATGTAGCTAAAACATTTCaaataatgtcaaaattacaattattcctaactttataaaaaattgaaaattatattattgttcaCCATATGAATTCGTCAAACACCACAAAATCAAgcaaaaattttgtataaatccTCATACAAAGATTGATTATTGGTTATTTTGTTGTTAGTATAATCGATTTAAAAGATTCaagtagaaattttttaaatttagaaaagatGAAAGTTTCATAGGGTAGGTGTAATTCAACTCAAAAGAATTTCATGTCGAACAAAGCTTCCAATATCTCATTATATAAGAATTGTacagaatatatataaagacgTCTTCTCAAATAATCAATGATATAACTATGAAATCTGATTAAAATTAAGCCTAATAGGATGTTAAAGATAGGTCAAAGACATACAAGATATTTTACTAATGATATTCTACCTTAAagaataaatacaaaatattttcaaataaatgcaaaatattctaacaaaataaatttaagatattcTAAATATTCTAACACACCATCTCAAGTTGGAGCATGGATATTGCAAATGCTTAACTTGCCAAGTAAGTGTTGAAAAGAAGCATTGTTAAAAGCTTTAGTGAACAAGTTCGCTACTTGGGCAATTGAGCGAATATGAGATGTGCGCAAATCATTGCAAAAGATCCGGTCACGcacaaaatgacaattaatttcAATGTGTTTAGTGCATTCATAAAAGACTGGGTTAACAGTGATCTGGAGAGCCACCTGATTGTCGTAGTAAAGAGTCATTAGTTTGGACAAAGTTACTTGCAAGTCACCTAGcaaaaaacaaattcataaCAATTCACTAGTAGTATTAGCTATAACTTTGTATTCTGTCTCAGTTAAAGATCTAAAAATTGTTTGATGTTTCCTTGACTTCCAAGAAATAGGGTTATCTCTAAAAAAGACAACATATTATGTGATGGAATATCTGGTTGTCAAGCAACCATAACTATGGTAGAACGGGAGAAAGACAATATATCCTCTAATCAAATCCTATATTGtaaactttaaactttaaatcaTAAATCCTAAATTATAAACGCtaaaatagaaattataaaCAATGAACCATAAACCTTAAATTGAATATCTAAATCTTAAACCGTGaatcaaaactttaaattgTAAACCCTAAACTGGGTATAGTTAACCTTAAACTATAAACCATAAATTATAAACCTCATGTTGTGAATCCTACCCCccaaaattgtaaatcataaATGCTAAACCTTGAACCATGAAGTATAAACACCAAAccctaaattgtatatatataaaataaaccacaaaaccatataacaatttattcaaattgttGTACTACGAAATAAGGCAATGTTGTTAAATTAATAGTACAAACTGATTTAGAATCTGGTTTcgaaatttattcaaatttatattgtaaCAGGATTTGGTTTCCCATTTTTGAAAACATCAGTGATTGATAATACGTAATGCATAATCGAAGCATGACGCATTTAACTAGtcctttatttgattttttatccCTGATTTGTAACTGAGTAATTTAATCCAATATGTCATGTTTAATGTCGATGACGTGTTCATATATTGACATCTTACCTTTTTTATATGGAGGGCTATGGACATTTTTGTTGGAGGATAGAGTCTActcatgtattaaaaaaaaacttcttcCCAAGGTTGACGAAGGGCCATCGTGGGGGCACATCCCTGCAATCGAGGGTCAAGAGGGGCCAGCTTTCTGGTTACAGAGTCcccaaacaaaaattcaataagAGATTTGTGTGTAATTTTATTGTCCTAAATtcctgtgtgtgtgtgtgtgtgtgatatGGCCacatatttgtataaaaatttgcaCATAATCGATCTGTATTTGCtaataaaaaagtaatgaaCTTGAAACATTTTTAAGTATATCTCCCTTTCCTTAAATATGTTgattaactaaattaattttatcgtTAGAGCTCTATTTTTCCAGCACATAGTCCTGACTGCCATAAGGGCTAAATGCTTCTAACAACCAATTCTTTTTCCTCCAAGCGTTCCACCCCATTTCTTGACAGATTTCATCACTGTGATTGATGCTGAAAGTGGAGATACAGTGCCTCTTGTAGAACCTGGTGGACTGCTTTGAGACTTCCATCTCTTTAGATATTTGTTCAAGCATCTTCTCCACATTGGGGAGCTTAAATTTGCTGTCGATCAATCGAGCCAGCCATATGCTCCTTAGCTCAGCAGTGTGAAGGTTTGACACGCTTTCAACGTAACCCACAAAACCCATGTTCGGTATCAATGGATGGATAGTGCCCCTACCAACAGAAGATTGAGCTCATGTTAATCACTTTCTAGTTTTAGATTTAGCTAcattaacaatattaataaaactatacgtaattactttaagtatacaaatgaatatatgtttaatatacgtcatttatgtgattatatgattttgaattaaaaataaaagaatactcaATCATAAGATAacatacataaatgtatactcatttatttactcaaagtaaatatatataatattgttcaaacAATAGTTTAGAAAGTAGAAGTCTATGCAGAATATGTGAATTACCTGTACAGGGGTATAGTACCAAATGGATATTCTAATAAGCTACAAAAGGGCTCTGGTAAAATAGCTTTGAGCTTTTTCTTTCCATCGTAACCAGCGGCAAAAATCACAACATCGGCCTCCAATTTAGTATTGTCATCAAACTCAATGCCACCCTCCCAGAACCACCATTTTGATGTCCTTTTGAACACAATTTTTCCCTTATCAGCCTCAGAGAAGAAATTCTCTGGCGTGACAGCTAACTGGCAAGAAGCATAGTCTTCCTCAAATGGGTGGTCCGGTTTAAGTCCATATTTGAGCAAAGGAAGCTTCCAAAGCAAGTAGGACTCAGTAAACTTTGAAACTCCGCGCCTCTGTCAAGAATCATGTATAATGATATGCTAATATGTTTAGCAtttacaacaacaaaaaaaaaggagaaaatacAGTGTAATTTAAGGAATACCACGAGCTTACAATTGGAGATAAAAGGAGGCAAAGTAGAGTCCTGAGAAAAGTTTGGTTGGGTGCTCTGTGAAAAAACTGAGAAAATCTTGTGGAATAGAACAGAAAGAAGGGCAAACCCCAAACTCTGAAATGGGGGACTGTCCAGTGTGCTGTCCTTACCAACACAGTGCATGGTTTTCCTTCCGCTCCTACAACATCgaatttagtaatttaattttaaagcgagaaaaaataaatattcgtATTATCGGATCACTAACTGTTATTTTGAGCAATTTGTTGCCACTCATTGTCTTATCCTTCATAAAATGGTTGGACTTCACtctactttatttatttatttttggcgTAAGCCATACTTtgtctaatattaaaaaaagatgagTCCTCATAATTCTTCCCTTtcattaggccaaaagacttattctcatccaaggtttacccattttcaaacatatattgataaagtttaaaaaacttaaatacttatttataaaagattaaacttaaccaaaattattagttataagggataaaatcgttattttatcactaaatcctaaaagtttatatcattttctcccatTGATTTAAAAAGCtaattattttctcatgattaagttttgaaaaattcacttttctctataaggttttttcttctttctttgacGATCGGAATCAGTTCTCACTACAGTTGGTCTTCCCACCATCTTTTTCTTCCGTTATCCGTGTTTTTActataacaaattcattaaacGAAGACAAATTGTTTTTGTCtgatgaagagagaaaaatgatttattgtCTTTGTTTCTGTAGTCGAACAAAGACGATTCATCTTTGTTCGACTGAAGAGACAAATCACGTCTTTATCAAACAAAGACGAACGATGAATCTATTACAATGGGAAGGCCGATGgagggagaagaagatggtagGGAGGTAAGCCAATGGCAAGAATGGATTTTAGTtgttgaagaaagaagaaaaaaccctaaagggataagtgaatttttcaaactttttagcggagagaaaattattagttttataaatgaaaggaggaaaatgatataaacttttagggtttaatcataaaataacaattttatcctttataACTAACTGTTACAATTAAGTTTCCTCATagttgagtatttaaattttttcaactcTACCAGCATATGTTTAGAAATGgtctaaaccttaggtgggaaaatgttttTTGGCTCTTTCATTAATCAGCTATTTTATTCCGAAATTAATAAGTGTTTGATGGGAACATGAAGTTGAAATCCAGAacataaaatatgagataaaaggagataatttgaattaatctgaattaatgtttttaaaatccgGCAGGTAGCTGAAATAAGTGTCTTATTGATTTTTAGTTCAATCAGTTTAACCagataattaattgatttaatttattcctaaattattatgtatttcttaaataatattaaatatttattatattttttaaatataaaatatataaaacatatttttaaattaataaaactatgtgcataactttatgtataaataattatatgttaatatataattcggtgttgttttatttttaattttcagcaatctaatcacataataatatgttgttgtttgtttacaaaattatgcacatagcactactcattttaaatatgttgACTAAACAATTGACACTCCTTacattgataaattaaaaaaaaaaaaaaccaaataggTTTACCACATTtaactaaatttcaaattagtcaatatttatatataaaccgaatTAGATTGTGAAATTGAACCAGGGTATGAACTGATTCAGGATTTAATCGGTCAAACTAGTTGGTTTGATccggttttaaaaataatgattcgAATCTAGCATAAAATGGTATATACTATTGGTAAAATGTTAAATGATATGACATGCATGCGTGGAAATTACCTTGATTTGCCTCAGCACATTCCAAAGCTAAATCAATGGCCGATTTCTTGTAGCCAACTACAACAACCCTTTTGCCCTTGAGCAGCTGAGTAGCAGCTTCCTCGTCCAGCTGACAGtaatcaaggcaatgcaacaccTTCCCCTCAAATTTCTCAGGCCCTTTGTTTCCTGGGAATGTTGGAACTCTTGGTATGTCACCATACTTCCCCGTACATAAAACCACAAACTCGAATCCATACCACTGAAAAGCCAAACTTCacattaatttgttaaaatcctaaatataaagtatgaaacTTGAATctcaaattagaaaatatggGCTTCTAGTTTGTGGTTTGTATGACTTTGTGCTATTTAATCTCAATAACTGTTTTTTTAAGTATAGTTCTCtcaaatattcatattatttagtATTAAAGTCATCATTATATCTCCTAGTTGCAATTGTATAACGGGGATGGTGATGCTAATATTGCAATGTTCGTCCATGACTAGTAAAAAGCTAATACGAAGCCAACTCTCATGGTTTTTAGTAGGGTATACTCTCATATGATTGAGtactatttatcttttattcaaaattatttaatcacatgatgatacattatttatatatttaattgtatactcaaaaatGTACATATGGTTTTATCGATATAATATCTGTGCATGCACATGCACACCCATCTATCAAGCTACACATACATAAATTTCAATACATACGTACCCATCGATGAAGCCACacatacataaatttaaatactgTTAAAAGGCTTTGAAAGtgtattatgaatatatttagaGAAAGTAATAACGACCTGAACGGAATCTGAATTGTTAGTTTGCACAGCAACCTCCCAAACAGGATGACCCGGCAAAGGGGTGTCATATTCTCCACCAAAATCAGCGGTTTGTGAGGCGGCGATGAAGCGGGTAGCCACCACTTTTGAATTGAACCTCACACACTTTAACAAATCAAAGTGTTTTGCGTAAGATTCCAGGTAATCCAGTACCTCAATATAACAAGGAATATCGGGATTACTTCTGTTAGGCCAAGGAAAATCAGCGAACTCGTAACCAACACGAGCCGACTGAAGCTTAGTAGAGTGGTAACAACAGTTTTTCCAGACTCCTCCAATGGAGTCCGTGGCCTCAAACACTATCGGATCATGGTGACGTAGCTGTTTAGCCGCAGCTAGGCCACTTACACCAGCTCCAATAATGGCTATTTTGGAGACTACAAGATGACTTTGGATGTTGATGGCCATGCTTGCTTGGAACAATATGAGGGTTTTTTGAATGGATGAAGAAGTACTTGGTTTGTGAAATGGCTAGCAACTTTGAGGTGTATTTATAATGCATTAGATGGGGTGTTTCTAAAAGCAGGTGAAtggaattgaaagattgaaggAGAAAGAGAGGAAAAGAGGAAAAGAGGCCATGGGTgaccattttcaattattattattatttttattttattaaagagaAATTGTTTCCTTATTGGGTGGAACTTTCGTATAAATGACAAATGTTGATCTTCTTTGAATCTTCGAAACACTAAGATAATGAATGTATGCATACAATATATCAACTTGCTATAGCTGCCCTGCCATGTTATTTTTCTTCCAAGGAAAAGCAGGAATAATAGTTagtaatatcttataatatacgATACGTATCCTATGATATAATACCATATAAATGATAAACAATAAGTATCGTGaggtgtattaaattaatacgatacgtATCCTACAATACAATACTTATTACAAATATGGatcaataaacttttttttaaaaaaataataatgtaataagggtgtatataagaaatttcaaaattttaagaatatttgtaatatcttttaaaatgataatatgtcaattagaattttgtattattttattttttaaaaactatatcatataatacaatacgaTATTTCATACACAATCccgaaaattaaatttttgatacataacTTGATACGCTATTTGACTACTATAAGAATAACTTAATCAGATTGCTGATTCCCTcttaatcttatattatatgtataaatataatcatGTAATTAAGGTTTATGTTAGGGGGAAATTGCTCTGATCTCTCAAgagatttgattattaattctACAAATTAtgctttaattttcttgatCCTTTCGTCCACAAAACCAGTTGGATCAATCCACTCCATGGTTAAAGTATTATTAATCAATCTAAGAGAAATTATGCAGTATAATACACTTTGATAGGGGTGTAATTAACGTTTTcctaataattatataaagttggtctttttaaatgagattaaattattttcaaacattaatTTATGCAAGAAAGGTTATGCGAGAAAGGGAGAAAAACCAAGTTTGTTCTTCAACAATCACGCGAATACTCAGGTAtgtctaaattaaattaatttgtgatAATTGTtagttgtaattttttaataatagaatttggacaaatttaaagttaatagaatttaaaaaaaatgtttatacatatttaatgttTTACATTCgcttaatacatattaaaatttagagagaatattttgtatttttacgttAATATATCTAATGAGTTTTTTGAATTATAGTATTTAGTATtattgtgattaattttttgccctaattttagtaatattaattttcaactaaaacaaTGGAAAGTGATTTCAGGGTTATATATAAAACACTTGTAATTCAAAACTAATTGGCTTTTTATTTCATGTAATATTATAAAGGTGCTgaaattgttttgatttgagTATCTTACTAGGGCCAAACTTGTTTTGAGAAGTCATTGTGCCTTTAAGTTTGACTGAAGCAGAATTTATCTGCTTAAGTTTCCATTGATTTCCTTTAACATGATTGTCAAGTTAAAGTGGAAGAACAAGATTTTTTCTTAACCTTTCCATTCAAAGTACAATTTTTCTTGGGTGGATTGTTTTAACTATATTACAAAGAGATTGATGATGCTAGAGTTGGTAATTTTTAACACGACTCGTTAACTCGACACAATATAACACCAAATAAATCAGGTTAGGGTTTTTTCTAACACAAAATTAACTTCAGATCAATTTGATatgactcaaaattaaattagatagtgTTAAAGTTACACGAAATTAATTCGATACGATACGAATTGATTCGAGTGTTTTggaaaaatgttactttaatatcatttgttaaagataaattgtgaataatgctatgtgtactcttttgatacataatttaagtaaacAAATTATGTGTCACTATATAAttgggtgttactttatctttaatttaaaattacttaattatataatgacatattatttgtatacttaaattgtaTTTCTCTCTAGTTTTGAATGAAggaaatatatttgtaattaagaAAACGCcataaaaaattgagaattaTTTTGCATTgagcatttattttttaatttaggctAGCTTATCTCATTAGTAAATGTCGGTAGACATGTTGTATTGTATACATAtttgaagagagagagaagagagagctAGCTTGGGTGGAAAGGAAATAATACCAACTGGCATGCATCAAACTGGCTGACATTGAggtaaaatattactaataagcTTCTTGACAAAGGTTATGCCATTTGAACGTAGAATTTGAAGACTGAGATGTACTTGTTTCTTGTGAAATCAAAGTCTCCATTTTTACACTTAACTACTGCTAATTCAGCTGCATGCAGTGACCATTTTCGATGTTGgtaaagatattaaaaattcaaaaaagaataGTAGAAGGTAAGAATTATTACTCCTTTCACAttggctatatatatatatatatatatatataaaatatacaactTTGATCctagtcaaattttaataataaaaatttgaaaattaggaACCTAATTGACTATACATTAAGATAATGCAATAATAAAAGGTAATAAGTAATCTTTAATTAAAGGTAAtgacaaagtttgattttaggAATTGCAAGCGTAATTGAAGGAGATGATCTTGATTGTAGGAATTATTTAATTGAAGGAGATGGACTTAGATTTGAGGAATTGTTTTATTGAAGGAGATGAGTTTGATTTTAGGAATTTCTTAATTGAAGGAGATGAGTttgattttagaaattttttttatcgtgTCCCCACAAGATGGAGCCAATCTAGTAtgtaataaactaaaattgtgCACACGAAAGTTGTTTGGTGAGAACATCTGCTAATTAATCTATAAAAGAGACGTGTTATTTGAAGAGTACCATTTTGAACTTGTTCATGATTGAAATAATAATCCAAAGCCATACATTTTATATGAGAATGAAAGACTGAATTAGCACACAGATTCATAGCACCAATATTATCACAATAGATCACCAAGGGTTGTGGAAGAGAAACACCAAGTTCACTTAGAAGAGAACAAATCCAATTAAGCTCAACCATAGTAGTTACAACTTATCGATATTCAGCCTCAAAAGA is part of the Mangifera indica cultivar Alphonso chromosome 13, CATAS_Mindica_2.1, whole genome shotgun sequence genome and harbors:
- the LOC123194170 gene encoding probable flavin-containing monooxygenase 1 — its product is MAINIQSHLVVSKIAIIGAGVSGLAAAKQLRHHDPIVFEATDSIGGVWKNCCYHSTKLQSARVGYEFADFPWPNRSNPDIPCYIEVLDYLESYAKHFDLLKCVRFNSKVVATRFIAASQTADFGGEYDTPLPGHPVWEVAVQTNNSDSVQWYGFEFVVLCTGKYGDIPRVPTFPGNKGPEKFEGKVLHCLDYCQLDEEAATQLLKGKRVVVVGYKKSAIDLALECAEANQGAEGKPCTVLVRTAHWTVPHFRVWGLPFFLFYSTRFSQFFHRAPNQTFLRTLLCLLLSPIRRGVSKFTESYLLWKLPLLKYGLKPDHPFEEDYASCQLAVTPENFFSEADKGKIVFKRTSKWWFWEGGIEFDDNTKLEADVVIFAAGYDGKKKLKAILPEPFCSLLEYPFGTIPLYRGTIHPLIPNMGFVGYVESVSNLHTAELRSIWLARLIDSKFKLPNVEKMLEQISKEMEVSKQSTRFYKRHCISTFSINHSDEICQEMGWNAWRKKNWLLEAFSPYGSQDYVLEK